From one Lysinibacillus sp. G4S2 genomic stretch:
- a CDS encoding DUF554 domain-containing protein, whose protein sequence is MVLLGTLINALLIMTGALVGRIFKNIPESMKSSVLSIIGLAVALLGIKMGFESDNFIILVISLVVGTVIGEWLDLDKQMNRLGQWVESLFSKKRSDNNNQSIAEGFVTASLIFVVGSMAVIGALDSGLRNDHNVLITKGIIDGFTSIILASTLGIGVLLSAVPVFIYQGLIALFAGAISSFVPDAALQMFITEMTAVGGVMIFAIGLNIAGLTKIKAANLLPGIIVVGFMVAIFYTFQ, encoded by the coding sequence GTGGTATTATTAGGGACACTCATTAACGCTTTACTCATTATGACAGGTGCATTAGTAGGGCGCATTTTTAAAAATATTCCTGAATCGATGAAGTCTTCTGTATTATCAATCATCGGTTTAGCAGTTGCACTTTTAGGGATTAAAATGGGCTTTGAAAGTGATAATTTTATTATTTTAGTGATAAGTTTAGTTGTTGGTACAGTAATTGGTGAGTGGTTAGATTTAGATAAGCAAATGAATAGACTCGGGCAATGGGTAGAATCTTTATTCAGCAAAAAACGTTCTGATAATAATAATCAAAGTATTGCAGAGGGTTTTGTAACAGCCTCATTAATATTTGTAGTTGGCTCTATGGCTGTAATAGGTGCACTCGATAGTGGTCTGCGCAATGATCATAATGTGCTTATTACGAAAGGAATAATCGATGGATTTACATCGATTATTTTAGCATCTACTTTAGGGATTGGTGTGTTGTTGTCTGCTGTTCCAGTATTTATATATCAAGGATTAATTGCACTATTTGCAGGTGCCATTAGCTCTTTTGTACCAGATGCAGCTTTACAAATGTTTATTACAGAAATGACTGCTGTAGGCGGTGTGATGATTTTTGCCATTGGTTTAAATATAGCAGGCTTAACTAAGATCAAGGCTGCTAACTTGCTGCCAGGTATCATTGTTGTCGGCTTTATGGTTGCTATCTTCTATACTTTTCAGTGA
- a CDS encoding ParB/RepB/Spo0J family partition protein: MAKGLGRGIGALFPGESLEQSGHVEEIQLECIVANPFQPRKIFDEETLQELADSIQEHGILQPIAVRKKGRKYEIVAGERRYRATQLAGLEVIPAIIKELSDAQMMELAILENLQREDLTVIEEAEAYQSLMENLHLTQEELSKRLGKSRPHIANHVRLLALPEDVRAFMNDGTVSMGQGRALLGLKNKRRISEVANRVIKQGLNVRQVEMLVQNLNEEVSRETNQPKKKDIFVAAKETQLRDYFGTNVQIKKANNKGKIEIEFYSEDDLERILEILNLQEE; encoded by the coding sequence ATGGCTAAAGGTTTAGGAAGAGGCATAGGTGCATTATTTCCTGGAGAGTCTTTAGAACAAAGTGGGCACGTGGAAGAAATACAATTAGAGTGTATCGTTGCAAACCCATTCCAGCCTCGTAAAATTTTCGATGAAGAAACTTTACAAGAATTAGCAGACTCGATACAGGAACATGGTATTTTACAGCCAATTGCTGTCCGTAAAAAAGGGCGGAAATATGAAATCGTTGCTGGGGAACGCCGCTATAGAGCGACTCAATTAGCTGGATTAGAAGTTATTCCAGCTATTATAAAAGAGCTATCAGATGCGCAAATGATGGAGCTAGCTATTTTAGAAAATCTACAGCGCGAAGATTTGACAGTTATCGAAGAAGCTGAGGCATATCAAAGCCTAATGGAAAACTTACATCTAACGCAGGAGGAGCTATCCAAACGATTAGGGAAGAGTAGACCGCATATTGCTAACCATGTCCGTTTACTAGCATTACCAGAGGATGTTCGTGCGTTCATGAATGATGGCACAGTATCGATGGGACAAGGGCGAGCATTACTAGGATTAAAAAATAAAAGAAGAATATCGGAAGTAGCAAATAGGGTCATTAAACAAGGTTTAAATGTCCGTCAAGTTGAAATGCTAGTACAAAATTTAAATGAAGAAGTTTCACGTGAAACAAATCAACCGAAGAAAAAGGATATATTTGTTGCAGCTAAGGAAACACAATTACGTGATTATTTTGGAACGAATGTCCAAATTAAGAAAGCTAATAATAAAGGGAAGATTGAAATTGAATTTTACTCTGAAGATGATTTAGAACGTATATTAGAAATACTAAATTTACAGGAAGAATAA